The following DNA comes from Cellulomonas soli.
AGGACCGCGACATGATGACGGCCATCTGCGAGGCCGTCGACGAGCTGTGCGCCGAGGGCGACGGCGACATCCTCGTGTTCCTGTCGGGTGAGCGGGAGATCCGGGACGCCGAGGACGCGCTGCGCGGGTCGCTCGGCCCGCGCGTGAGCGACCCGAAGCACCCGCGGGCCGTGGAGATCCTTCCCCTGTACTCGCGCCTGTCGGCCGCCGAGCAGCACCGGGTGTTCGAGCGGCACCAGACCCGCCGGGTCGTCCTGTCGACCAACGTGGCCGAGACGTCGCTGACCGTGCCGGGCATCCGGTACGTCGTCGACCCGGGCACGGCCCGCATCTCGCGCTGGTCGAAGGCCACCAAGGTGCAGCGGCTGCCCATCGAGCCGATCTCGCAGGCCTCGGCCAACCAGCGCTCGGGGCGGTGCGGGCGCGTCGCGGACGGCATCGCGATCCGCCTGTACTCGCAGGACGACTTCGACGCCCGGCCGATGTACACCGAGCCGGAGATCCTGCGCACCAGCCTGGCCTCGGTGATCCTGCAGATGATCGCCGTGGGCGTGGCCACCACCCCGGACGACGTGACCGCGTTCCCGTTCGTCGACCCGCCGGACGTGCGTGCGGTGCGTGACGGCGTGCAGCTGCTCACCGAGCTCGGAGCCCTGGCGGTCGGCAGCGACGGGGGTGGCACCCGCCTGACCGACACCGGCAAGGCCCTGGCGCAGCTGCCGATGGACCCGCGGCTGGCCCGGATGATCGTCGAGGGCGGCCGCCGCGGGGTGGCCCGCGAGGTCATGGTGATCGCCGCGGCCCTCTCGATCCAGGACCCGCGCGAACGCCCCGCGGAGGAGCGCGAGCGGGCCGACCAGCAGCACGCCCGGTTCGCCGACCCGACCTCGGACCTGTTGTCGTACCTGAACGTCTGGCAGTACGTGCGCGAGCAGCAGCGCGAGCTGTCCGGCTCGGCGTTCCGACGGATGTGCCGCGCCGAGTACCTCAACTACCTGCGGATCCGCGAGTGGCAGGACGTCGTCACCCAGCTGAAGGAGCTGGCCAAGCCGCTGGGCATCACGGTGAACCCACCGCGACGCGCGGCCACCCCGGCCGACTCCGACGCCGCGGCAGCCGCCACGGACGGGCCGCCGACACGCCTGGAGTGGGACGCCGACCTCATCCACCAGTCGGTGCTGTCCGGGCTGCTCTCGCACATCGGCATGCAGGAGGCCACCGAGGTCCAGGCCTCGCGCGGACGCACCGGGCCCGACGCGCGCGGCGGCCGCCCGGACCGCCGTGGCCGCAACGAGTACCTGGGTGCCCGCGGGGCACGGTTCGCGATCTTCCCCGGGTCGGGCCTGGCCCGGAAGCCCCCCGCGTGGGTCATGGCCGGTGAGCTCGTCGAGACCTCGCGCCTGTGGGGGCGGGACGCGGCGCGCATCCAACCGGAGTGGGCCGAGGAGCTGGGCGCGCACCTGGTCAAGCGCACGTACTCCGAACCGGCGTGGTCGACCAAGCAGGGTGCCGCGACCGCCACCGAGAAGGTGCTGCTCTACGGGGTGCCGATCGTCGCCGGCCGCCGCGTCCTGTACTCCAAGGTCGACCCCGAGCACGCCCGCGAGCTGTTCCTGCGGCACGCACTCGTGCAGGGCGAATGGACCACCCACCACCAGTTCTTCCACGAGAACCGCCGCCTGCTGGCCGAGGCCGAGGGGCTCGAGGCGCGCGCGCGACGGCGTGACCTGGTGGTCGACGACGACGTGCTGTTCGACTTCTACGACGAGCGCGTTCCCGACGACGTCGTCTCCGCCCGGCACTTCGACCAGTGGTGGAAGCAGGCTCGGCGCAGCACGCCCGACCTGCTCTCGTTCACGCGCGAGCTGCTCGTGGCCGACGGCGCCGAGGCGATCGATGAGCAGTCGTTCCCCTCGCGCTGGCCGCAGGGCGACCTGAGCCTGCCGCTGACCTACCAGTTCCAGCCCGGCACCGAGGCCGACGGCGTCACCGTGCACATCCCGCTCGTCTCGCTCGCGCGCGTGCGCCCCGAGGGGTTCGACTGGCTGGTGCCCGGGCTGCGCGCCGAGCTGGTGACCGCGACGATCCGGGCGCTGCCCAAACCCGTGCGCGTGCAGCTGGTGCCGGCGCCCGACGTCGCGGCGGCGGTCGACGCATGGATGGACGAGCACCTGGCGTCGTGGGAGGACACGGTGCGCGCCGGGGACGCCGCACCCTCGTTCCACGACGCGTTCCGACAGGCCGTCCGCTCGATGCGTGATGTGGACGTGCCCGAGGACGCGTTCGACGACACGAAGCTGCCCGCGCACCTGCGGATGACGTTCCGGGTGGTCGGCGACCGCGGCGGGGTGGTCGACGACGGCAAGGACCTGCTGGTGCTGCAACGACGCCACGCGGCACGCGCGCAGGACGCGGTCTCCTCGGCGGTCCGGACCGCGCTGCGGGCGGCGATGGAGGAGGCCACGGTCGACGCCTCCACGACGGCGGCCGACTCGGGCAGGTCCGGGGACGGGACGTCCGCGAGCGCCGGGAGCGGTCCGTCCGGTGCCGCCCGTCCGGTCGCACCCTCGAGCCCGCCGCCACCCGCGGCCGTCGAGCGCACGGTCGTCACCTCGTGGGCCGACGTGCCCGGCGGCACGCTGCCCGAGGTCGTCGAGACCAGCGGCCAAGGCGGTGTCGTCGTGCGCGCGTTCCCCACGCTCGTCGAGGAGGGCACGTCCGTGGCGCTGCGGGCCCTGGCGGACGAGCAGCGGGTCGCCGGCGCCCACCGGCTCGGCCTGCGTCGCCTGCTGCTGACCGAGACCGCCCTGGCCTCCGCCCGCATCACCACGCGGTGGACCGGGACGCAGGCCCTCGCCCTGGCCGCGAGCCCGTACCCCAGCACGCAGGCGCTGGTCGCCGACGTGCAGCTGGCGGCCGTCGACCGGCTGATGAGCACGCACCTGGCCGGCGCGGACGCCACGACCGTGCGCGACGCCGAGACGTACGCGGCCCTGCGGACCGCGGTGCGCGCAGGCCTGGAGGACGCCGTGCACGCCGTGGTCACCGACCTCGTCGCCGTGCTGGTCGCCTGGCGGGAGCTCGACGCGCAGGTGCGCGGCACGAGCAGCCTCGCCCTGCTCGCCACGTTGCAGGACGTCCGCGCCCAGTCCGCCGACCTGGTGCACGACGGCTTCGTCTCCGAGGTCGGCGCGGACCGTCTGCCGCACCTGGCCCGCTACCTGCGCGCCGCCGCCTACCGGCTGACGAAGGCCGCCGACAACCCGGTCCGGGACGGCGACCTGGCCTGGCAGGTGCAGGAGTCCGCCGACCTGCTCGCGGCGGCCGTCGCGAAGGCCCGCACGGCCACGCCGGACCCGGCGCGGGACGCGGCTCTCGACGACGTGCGGTGGATGGTCGAGGAGCTGCGGGTCAGCCTGTTCGCGCAGCAGCTCGGCACGCCAGGGCCGATCTCGCCGACCCGGATCCGCAAGGCCCTCGCCTCGCTCGGCTGATCCGGACCGGCACAGCCGGGGCGGACGCCGTCAGGGCGCCAGCAGCGTGCGCCCGTCCTCGGTGATCGGCCAGGACGGGTTGTGCGCGATCTCCCAGCAGTGCCCGTCGGGGTCGGCGAACAGCCCGTTGTACCCGCCCCAGAAAGTCGCCGCGCCCGCGCGCAGCAGGGTCGCGCCCGCGTCGACCGCCTCCTGCAGCACCGCGTCGACCTCGGCGGGGCTGCGCACGTTGTGGGCGAGCGTGATGCCGCCCCAGCCGCCGGTGTCGCTCACCCCGGTGTCCTCCGCGAGCGCCGCGCGGCTCCAGAGGGCGACCACGATGCCGCCGGCCTGGATGAACACGATGTCGGCCTCGTCGTTGCCGAGGTCGGCGCGCGAGCGCCAGCCGAGCGCCGCGTAGAAGGCGTGCGCGCGCGGCACGTCCGCCACGCCGAGGGTCACCAGGGACAGTCGTTGCTCCATGCCGTCGACCGTAGGCGCCCGGTCCGACACGGTCACCCGACCGCCCGTCCCCCGCCTACCGGTCCGCCGCGTGCCGGGCCCGGACATCGCAACTAGTCCTACTCGTCGTAGTCGAGGGTGCCGTCCTCGTTGACCACCAGACGCCAGTCGGGACACGCGGGCTTCTCGACCCGCCCGACGAGGTCCCCGTCCTCGGTCTTGACCACTATCGCCGTCCCCAGGCACTCCTCCGTCGCGACTTCGTTGACCGAGTCGCTGGAGACGACCACGTCGTAGGGGCCGCCGGCGCCTTCGAGTGTGATGACTACGGTCTCGTCGAGCCGGCTCCTGAAGTACACCGCGGAGTAGCCGGCGTCGTAGACGCACCCGGTCAAGAGCCCGAGCGCCACGATGCCTCCCCGGACCGCGATGTGGGGCCTCATGTCGGCACCTCCTCGTCGGGTCGTGCTCGCTTCATCGTCATCGTGGTTCGGACCGCTCTTCCGGGGTGCTCGCGGTGGTGGTGGGGGTGGTGTGGGTGAGGTCGGAGATGGCGAAGATGCCCACGGCACCGCCGGGGTTGGGTGGGGCACTAGTCCTGTTCGGCGTAGTCGAGGGTGCCGTCCTCGTTGACGACCAGGCGCCAGTCGGGGCACGCGGGCTTCTCGACCCGCCCGACCAGGTCCCCGTCCTCGGTCTTGACCACGATCGCCGTCCCCTTGCACTCGTCGATCGCGAGCTCGTTGTACGAACTGCCGCCGACGACCACCTCGTTCGGCGTGCCTGCGCCTTCGAGTGTGATGACGACGGTGTCGTCGAGCCGGTTCTCGTAGGACACCGCGGTGTAGCCCGCGTCGTAGACGCACCCGGACAGGAGCCCGATCACCGCAAGGCATCCGGCGGCGGCCGCTGATCGCCGTGTCACGACGACAGTCCGAGGATGCGGGCGATCCGCCGCGTGCCGAGCCCGGACATCGGAGCTAGTCCTGTTCGTCGTAGTCGAGGGTGCCGTCCTCGTTGACCACCAGACGCCAGTCGGGGCACGCGGGCTTCTCCACCCGCCCGACCAGGTCGCCGTCCTCGGTCTTGACCACGATCGCCGTCCCCTTGCACTCGTCTGTCGCGAGCTCGTTGTACGAGTTGTTGCCGCCGACGACCACCTTGTTCGGCGTGCCTGCGCCTTCGAGTGTGATGACGACGGTGTCCGCGAGCCGGTTCTCGTAGGACACCTTCGGGTAGCCGGCGTCGTAGACGCACCCGGTCAGGAGTCCGAGCGCTGCAAGGCCTCCCAGGGCCGCGATGTGTCGTTTCAAGCCGGCACCTCCTCGTCGAGTCGTGCTCGCTTCATGATCATCGTGGTTCAGACCGCGCTTCCTGGGGTGCTCGCGGTGGTGGGGGTTGTGTGGGTGAGGTCGGAGATGGCGAAGATGCCCACGGCGCCGCCGGGGTTGATGGGTTCGGCCAGGGCGTAGAGGGCCGGGTCGATGTCACCGATAGCGTTCAGGGCGGCGCTGCTGGTGCGGGTCACGCCGACGTCGAGGGTGAAGGACGGCGCGGTCGGAGATGCGCGCATCGCTGCTAGTCCTCGGTGTAGTCGAGGGTGCCGTCGTCGTTGACCACCAGGGACCAGTCAGGGCACGCGGGTTCCTCGACCCGCCCGACCAGGTCGCCGTCCTCGGTCTTGACCACGATCGCCGTCCCCAGGCACTCGTCGGTCCCGAGCGAGTTGGACGAGTCGCCGCCGACGACCACCTCATACGGCCCGCCTGCGCCTTCGAGCGTGACGAGGACGGTCTGGTCGAGCCGGTTCTCGTAGGTCACCTGCGGTCTTGCCGCGTCGTAGACGCACCCGGTCAGGAGCCCGAGCGCGGTCAGGCATCCCACGGTTGCGATCTGTCGCTTCATGCCGGCACCTCCTCGTCGGGTCGTACTCGCTTCATGGTCATGATGGTTCAGGCCGGGCTCGCTGCGCTGCTGCTGGTGGTGGTGTGGGTGAGGTCGGAGATGGCGAAGATGCCCACGGCACCGCCGGGGCCGCGGGGTTCGGCCAGGGCGTAGAGCGCCGGGTCGATGTCACCGATGGCCGCCAGGGCGGCGCTGCTGGTGCGGATCGCTCCCTTGTTCGAGCAGCCCCCTGACCAGGCCCGACGCCCCGAACCTAGAACCGTGCGCCGTCCAGGAGCCAGGAAGTCACCCGGCCGGCCCAGCGTCGCCACGCACCAGGCGTCGTCCTGTCCTGCCCGTCGCCTGTCAGTGACTCAGGGCAGGATCGGACGATGGACGTCGACCCGCACCGGACACCGCGCTGCTTCGGCGACGGCGACCCCCTCTACGAGCGCTACCACGACGAGGAGTGGGGCGTCCCCGTGCACGACGAGCACGCGCTGTACGAGCGGCTCGCGCTCGAGGGCTTCCAGTCGGGGCTCGCGTGGATCACCGTCCTGCGCAAACGAGAGTCGTTCCGGGCGGCGTTCGCCGGGTTCGACCCGGTGGTGGTCGCGGACTACGACGAGCACGACGTCGAGCGGCTCCTGGGTGACGCCGGGATCATCCGGCACCGCGGCAAGATCGAGGCGACGATCTCGAACGCCCATGCGCTCGTCGCGCTGCACGAGGCCGGTCGCACGCTCGACGAGGTGCTGTGGTCGTTCGCGCCGCCGGTCGGCGCCCGCGTGCGGCCGACGACGTGGCGGGACGTGCCGTCGGTGACGGACGGGTCGAAGGCCATGGCCAAGGAGCTGCGTCGGCTCGGCTTCCGTTTCGTCGGCCCGACGACCGCCTACGCGGCGATGCAGGCGTGCGGACTGGTGGACGACCACCTGGCGAGCTGCCCGGTGGTGCGCCCCGCCGCGGCCTGACGTCACCCGTTTGCCGCACGACTTGCGGGGTGATTGTTCCGCGCGGTTCCTGGCCGTCCACGGGCTCTCTGCTTAGAGTGCGGCCATGACCGACGTGCCCGAGCCCGCAGGCTGCCCGCCGGCCGACCGGGACGTGCAGAAGGTGCTGCGCGGCGAGTCGGTCGCCGACGCCAAGGACGTCGAGGTGCTGGCCGCGGTGCAGGACGCCCTGCTGTCGGTGCCGGCCGGCTCTCCGACCTCGTGGTTCGAGGTGCCGAAGCAGCGTCGGCCGAAGCTCGGCGGCGACCTGACGCAGCGTCGTACGAGCTGACGCACCACCGCCAGGGACGCGCCTCCCGGGCGTTGTCCTCCGGACGGACCGCTCCGCGACCCCACCTGTCTCGCATGCCGAGCCTGGTTGCCCACGATGTGATCGTCGTTCTACCATCGGCACAACCATCCAGAGCGGCCGAGAGACCTGGCTCGTCGACGCCGCAGCAACCCCCCTCATGACGAGGGTGTGGGTGCTTCCGCCAGGGTCGATGGAGTTGACGATGAACGACCCCGCAGTCTGTCGCACCCCCCGGGCCGGCCGGCGATGAGCGCCGCGACCGCCACGGCCCCCCGCGCCCTCACCGCACCGGTCGACCGCCCGACCGTCTCGTTCGAGCTCTTCCCCCCGCGCAACCCGGATGCCGCCCCCAAGCTCTGGGCGACGATCCAGGCGCTGGAGTCGGCGCGCCCCGACTTCGTCTCGGTGACGTACGGCGCGTCTGGCCGCACCCGGCAGACCACCCGCCAGCTCGTCCGGCGGCTGCTGCGCGAGACGTCGCTCAACCCGATCGCCCACCTGACCTGCGTGGACAGCTCGCGTGAGGAGACCACGACGATCGTCGAGGAGTTCCTCGACGAGGGCGTCCGCTCGTTCCTGGCGCTGCGCGGCGACCCGCCCGCCGACGCCGTCGACTGGCACCCGCACCCCCAGGGCCTGCACACCGCCGCCGACCTCGTCGAGCTGCTCCGCGAGATCGAAGGGCGGCGTTGCGCCGTCTCACCCGCGCAGGCCGTGCGCGCCACGGTGCGCCCGTTGTCGGTGGCCGTCGCCGCGTTCCCGCGCGGCAACCACGCCACGGGCGGCACGCGCGCGCAGGACGTCGCCTCGCTGCTCGCCAAGCAGCAGGCCGGCGCCGACTTCGCGATCACGCAGGTGTTCTTCGAGGCCGACGCCTACCTGGGCCTGGTGGCCGAGGCCCGCGAGGCCGGGGTCACCATCCCGATCATCCCGGGGATCATCCCGACCACCGACCCCGACCGCCTGCTGCGCGTGCAGGACCTCACCGGTGTGCCCGTGCCGCGCGCCCTGCTCGACGTGCTCGGTGGCGCGGACGACGAGACCGAGCGACACCGCCGCGGCATCCGCGCGTGCGTGGACCTGGTCAACGGCGTGCTCGACGGCGGCGCCCCCGGCGTGCACGTCTACACGTTCAACCAGCACCGCGCCGCACTCGACCTGCTCGAAGGAGCCCACCTGGGCGGCTCCGGCGAGGCACGACAGCCCCTCTGACCCCCGGCAGCACTGACCGCAAGGAACACGACATGACCACCAGCACCACCCCCGTCTTCCCCGCGGGCTCCGTCCTCGGCTACCCGCGCATCGGCCCGCGCCGCGAGCTCAAGAAGGCCATCGAGGCGTTCTGGGCCGGGCGGTCCTCGGCCGACGAGGTCGAGGCCGTCGCCGCCGACCTGCGCCGCCGCACGCGCAACCGCCTGGTCGAGCTGGGCCTGCCGAAGGACTCCCCCGCCATCCCGTCGGCGTTCTCGTTCTACGACCACGTGCTCGACGCGACCGCCGTCGTCGGTGCGGTGCCCGCCCGGTTCGCCGACCTGGTCGACGCGCAGGGCCGCCTGGACCTCGCCGGGTACTCCACGGTCGCGCGTGGCCGCGGGGACGACCTGCCGCTCGAGATGACCAAGTGGTTCGACACGAACTACCACTACCTGGTCCCCGAGATCGGCCCGGAGACGGCGTTCCGCTACGCGAGCACCCGCCCGGTCGCCGAGTTCACCGAGGCGCTGTCCGAGGGTGTGCTGACCCGCCCCGTGATCGTCGGCCCCGTGACCTACCTGGCGCTGGCCAAGGCCACCGACGGCGCCGGCGAGGGCTTCCTGCCCATCGACCGGCTCGCCGACATCCTCCCCGTGTACGTCGCGCTGCTGCGCGACCTGGCCGCCGCGGGCGCCACCTGGGTGCAGCTCGAGGAGCCCGCGCTGGTCTCCGACTCGATCGACGTGCCCGCCGACCGCCTGCTCGCCGCGGTGACCGAGGCCTACCGCGTGCTGGCCACCGAGCTGACCGCGCCCGAGCGCCCGGCGATCTTCGTCGCCGCTCCGTACGGCGACCTCGGCGCGGCGCTGCCCGTGCTCGCCGCGACCGACGTCGAGGCGATCGGCATCGACCTGGTCCGCGGCGACGTCCCCACGGCCGCCGTGCCCGGCCTGGAGACGAAGACCCTGGTCGCCGGGGTGATCGACGGCCACAACATCTGGCGTGCCGACCTCGACGCCAAGCTGGCGATCCTCGAGCAGCTGGAGAACCTGGGTGCGGCCGCCGTCGCGGTCGGCACGTCCACGTCGCTGTTCCACGTGCCGCACGACACCGCCGACGAGCCGCAGCTCGACCCGACGCTCGTGTCCTGGCTGGCGTTCGCCGACCAGAAGGTCACCGAAGTCGTCACGCTCGCCGAGGGCCTCACCGAGGGCCGCGAGGCGATCCACGAGCAGCTGCTCGCCGCCTCCGACGCCGTCCGTACGCGCGCCACCGCCCCCGGCGTCGTGCGCCCCGAGGTCCGTGACCGCGTCGCCGCACTCGACGAGGACGCGTTCCACCGCGGCGAGTTCGCCGCCCGCAAGGCCGCGCAGGCCGCGCGCCTGAACCTGCCGCCGCTGCCCACGACGACCATCGGCTCGTTCCCGCAGACCCCGGAGATCCGCAAGGCCCGCGCCGCGTTCGGCAAGGGCGAGCTGACCGCCGAGCAGTACGAGGACGAGATGAAGGCGGAGATCCGCCGCGTCGTCGAGCTGCAGGAGAAGATCGGCATCGACGTCCTCGTGCACGGCGAGCCCGAGCGCAACGACATGGTCCAGTACTTCGCGGAGAACCTCGACGGGTTCGCCGTCACCGCCAACGGCTGGGTGCAGTCCTACGGCTCGCGCTGCACGCGTCCGTCGATCCTGTGGGGCGACGTGTCCCGCCCTGCACCCATCACGGTCGCCTGGTCGGAGTACACGCAGTCGCTCACGCAGAAGCCGGTCAAGGGCATGCTCACCGGCCCGGTGACGATCCTCGCGTGGTCGTTCGTGCGCGACGACCAGCCGCTCGGCGCGACCGCCAACCAGGTCGCCCTGGCCCTGCGCGACGAGATCGCCGACCTCGAGGACGCCGGCATCGCCATCGTGCAGGTCGACGAGCCCGCCCTGCGCGAGCTGCTCCCCCTGCGCGAGGCCGACCAGGCCGCCTACCTCGACTGGTCGGTGCGCTCGTTCCGCCTGTCGACCGCCGGGGTCCGTGAGGACACGCAGATCCACACGCACCTGTGCTACTCCGAGTTCGGCGAGATCATCGACGCGATCGACGGTCTCGACGCCGACGTCACCTCGATCGAGGCCGCCCGCTCGAAGATGGAGATCCTCGGCGACATCCACGCCGCCGGCTACCCGCGTGCCGTCGGCCCGGGCGTCTACGACATCCACTCCCCGCGGGTGCCGTCCGAGACCGAGATCACCGAGCTGCTCACCGCGGCCGTCAAGGCGATCGACGTCGACCAGCTCTGGGTCAACCCCGACTGCGGCCTGAAGACCCGCCGCTACGAGGAGGTCACCCCGTCCCTGGAGCGCATCCAGGCGGCGACCCTGGCGGTCCGCGCGACGCTCTGACGCGCACCCGCCCACGACCCGGCGCGCCGCCACCCGAGCAGGGGTGGCGGCGCGTCGTCGTACTGTCGGCACGTGATCGTCGCCCCTGTGCCGAACCCTCTCGACGCGCTCGACCTGGCCACGCTGCGCACCCGCACCTCGGTGAAGTGGCGTGAGTACCCGCCGGACGTGCTGCCCGCCTGGGTCGCCGAGATGGACGTGACCCCGCCGCAGCAGGTGATCGAGGCCGTCACCGCGGCGCTCGTCGCCGGCGACACCGGCTACCCGCACGGCACGGCCACCGCCGAGGCCTTCGCCGGGTTCGCCGCCGACCGGTGGGACTGGAGCGTCGACGTGCCCGCCGTGCGCCCCGTGCCGGACGTGATGGTCGGCGCCACCGAGGTCCTGCGGCTGCACCTGCGGGCCGGCGACACGGTGGTCATCAGCCCGCCCGTGTACCCGCCGTTCACCGCGTTCGGCCGTGCCGCCGGGTTCCTCGTCGAGGCCGCGCACCTCGGCCCCGACGGGCGGCTCGACCTCGTCGCGCTCGACGCCGCGTTCACCCGCGCCCGCAGCGGCGGGCGACGCGCCGCATACCTGCTGTGCAACCCGCACAACCCCACGGGCACGGCGCCCACGCGCGAGGAGCTCGCCGCCCTCGGCGACCTCACTCGCGCGCACGGCGTCCGCATCGTCTCCGACGAGATCCACGGACCCCTCACCCGCCCCGGCACCGGCTACGTCCCCGCCGTGACCGTCGTCCCCGACGCCATCGCCCTCGTGTCGGCCTCCAAGGCGTTCAACCTCGCCGGCCTCAAAGCCGCTCTCGCCGTCCCCGGCCCCGACGCCGTCGACGACCTCGCCCGCCTGCCCGAGACGGTCGGCGACGGGGTCAGCCATCTGGCCCTTGTCGCCCAGACGGCCGCCCTCCGGCACGGCGGCCCGTGGCTCGACGCCCTGCGCGACGGCATCGAGCGCAACAAGCGCGCGTTCGCCGCCGACCTCGCCGACCGCGTCCCCGACGCCCGTTGGCAGCCGACCGAGGCCACCTACTTCGCGTGGGTCGACCTGCGCGACGCCGGCCTGGGTGACGACCCGGCGCACGCCCTGCTGCACCGCGGCCGGCTCGCGGTGAACCCTGGCCGCACGTTCGACGACGCCAGCCCGACGCACGTGCGCATCAACCTGGCGACGAACCGGGACGTCCTGCGCGAGATCGTCAACCGGATCGTCGCCTCTCGCACCTGACACCACCTGGTAGCAATCGGTAGCATCGCGAGATGGCTACCACGCTGCGCCTGCCGCCCGAGCTGCAGGCACGCCTCAAGGAGACCGCTGCACGCGAGCACCGGTCTGAGCACGCGGTGATCGTCGAGGCGATCGAGCGCTACACCGCGGACCGCGACCGACGGCGTGACATCGCCCTCGCCCGCGTCCTCGAGCGGGACCAGGCGATCCTGGACGCCCTCGCGTGAACCTGACGTACCTCGAGCTGCACGACCTGCTGCTCTTCGGTCGCGCGTTCCTGGGCCACGACCCCGAGGTGCGCGACTTCGGACTGCTCGAAGCCGCGCTCGCCCGGCCGCGAGCCACCGTCTTCGGCGACGACGCGTACCCACGCCTCGAGGAGAAGGGCGCAGCGCTGCTCCTGTCACTCGTCGGCAACCACGCGCTCATCGACGGCAACAAACGCCTCGGGTGGGTCTCGACCCTGGTGTTCCTCGAGCTCAACGGCATCGTCGTCGAGGCGCCGCCTGCCGAGGCCGTCGCACTCGTGCTCGCGGTGGCCGCCGGTGAGGTCGCCGACGTCGCGACGGTCGCGGCGCTCCTGCGCGGGTGGGGCCGCCCGCTCGGCTGACGGCAGGTTCACCGCGGGGAAACACCGGGGTCGTACGGTGACGCTCCCTGACGGGACCCGACCCGGGCGTGGCGGAGGTGAGCTGTCGTGACGAGCGTGGACGCCCTGACCGAGCGGTTGCGCGCCGTGGTCGCCGAGCATGCCGCGGACGGCGTCGAGAAGCTGCCGTCGGAACGTGAGCTGGCCGCGCGTCTGGGGGTGTCCCGGGGCACGCTGCGGCTCGGGATCGCCCGGCTGGAGCACGAGGGCCTGGTGTTCCGCTCGCTCGGGCGCACGGGTGGTACCCACCTGCGCCGGGTCGCGGAGGCCGCGCCGATCCACGCACCCCTCTTCGACCTGCGCACCGACCGGCTCG
Coding sequences within:
- a CDS encoding DUF3418 domain-containing protein; its protein translation is MSTSPPPAADPQGSGRRRPRGGGRGRRGPRAELTQAQGLQGQGHGDAQGEPRNGGQRRGQAQGRGRRQPDDTRATARLERAAALRTAVELPPVVFPEQLPVSARRAEISQVLRDHQVIVVAGETGSGKTTQLPKIALELGRGRAGQIGHTQPRRIAARSVAERIAEEIGTPLGQIVGYQVRFTDESSDSTLVKVMTDGILLAQIQRDPMLRQYDTLIIDEAHERSLNIDFILGYLTRLLPQRPDLKVVITSATIDSARFARHFASAPTAEHPEGVPAPVVEVSGRTYPVELRYRPLSPDTGVTGDDLDDVPAPPSPHRTGGGAGAKPRKGQARGAARGGQPARGEEDRDMMTAICEAVDELCAEGDGDILVFLSGEREIRDAEDALRGSLGPRVSDPKHPRAVEILPLYSRLSAAEQHRVFERHQTRRVVLSTNVAETSLTVPGIRYVVDPGTARISRWSKATKVQRLPIEPISQASANQRSGRCGRVADGIAIRLYSQDDFDARPMYTEPEILRTSLASVILQMIAVGVATTPDDVTAFPFVDPPDVRAVRDGVQLLTELGALAVGSDGGGTRLTDTGKALAQLPMDPRLARMIVEGGRRGVAREVMVIAAALSIQDPRERPAEERERADQQHARFADPTSDLLSYLNVWQYVREQQRELSGSAFRRMCRAEYLNYLRIREWQDVVTQLKELAKPLGITVNPPRRAATPADSDAAAAATDGPPTRLEWDADLIHQSVLSGLLSHIGMQEATEVQASRGRTGPDARGGRPDRRGRNEYLGARGARFAIFPGSGLARKPPAWVMAGELVETSRLWGRDAARIQPEWAEELGAHLVKRTYSEPAWSTKQGAATATEKVLLYGVPIVAGRRVLYSKVDPEHARELFLRHALVQGEWTTHHQFFHENRRLLAEAEGLEARARRRDLVVDDDVLFDFYDERVPDDVVSARHFDQWWKQARRSTPDLLSFTRELLVADGAEAIDEQSFPSRWPQGDLSLPLTYQFQPGTEADGVTVHIPLVSLARVRPEGFDWLVPGLRAELVTATIRALPKPVRVQLVPAPDVAAAVDAWMDEHLASWEDTVRAGDAAPSFHDAFRQAVRSMRDVDVPEDAFDDTKLPAHLRMTFRVVGDRGGVVDDGKDLLVLQRRHAARAQDAVSSAVRTALRAAMEEATVDASTTAADSGRSGDGTSASAGSGPSGAARPVAPSSPPPPAAVERTVVTSWADVPGGTLPEVVETSGQGGVVVRAFPTLVEEGTSVALRALADEQRVAGAHRLGLRRLLLTETALASARITTRWTGTQALALAASPYPSTQALVADVQLAAVDRLMSTHLAGADATTVRDAETYAALRTAVRAGLEDAVHAVVTDLVAVLVAWRELDAQVRGTSSLALLATLQDVRAQSADLVHDGFVSEVGADRLPHLARYLRAAAYRLTKAADNPVRDGDLAWQVQESADLLAAAVAKARTATPDPARDAALDDVRWMVEELRVSLFAQQLGTPGPISPTRIRKALASLG
- a CDS encoding VOC family protein, whose product is MEQRLSLVTLGVADVPRAHAFYAALGWRSRADLGNDEADIVFIQAGGIVVALWSRAALAEDTGVSDTGGWGGITLAHNVRSPAEVDAVLQEAVDAGATLLRAGAATFWGGYNGLFADPDGHCWEIAHNPSWPITEDGRTLLAP
- a CDS encoding methylenetetrahydrofolate reductase yields the protein MSAATATAPRALTAPVDRPTVSFELFPPRNPDAAPKLWATIQALESARPDFVSVTYGASGRTRQTTRQLVRRLLRETSLNPIAHLTCVDSSREETTTIVEEFLDEGVRSFLALRGDPPADAVDWHPHPQGLHTAADLVELLREIEGRRCAVSPAQAVRATVRPLSVAVAAFPRGNHATGGTRAQDVASLLAKQQAGADFAITQVFFEADAYLGLVAEAREAGVTIPIIPGIIPTTDPDRLLRVQDLTGVPVPRALLDVLGGADDETERHRRGIRACVDLVNGVLDGGAPGVHVYTFNQHRAALDLLEGAHLGGSGEARQPL
- a CDS encoding DNA-3-methyladenine glycosylase I, producing MDVDPHRTPRCFGDGDPLYERYHDEEWGVPVHDEHALYERLALEGFQSGLAWITVLRKRESFRAAFAGFDPVVVADYDEHDVERLLGDAGIIRHRGKIEATISNAHALVALHEAGRTLDEVLWSFAPPVGARVRPTTWRDVPSVTDGSKAMAKELRRLGFRFVGPTTAYAAMQACGLVDDHLASCPVVRPAAA